TGCACTGGTTGTGAGATTGATTCCCATTCTCAGCAGGATTTAGTGAATGTCATCCCACattccctctctatctctctctcaagctgttcTGTCTAATAAATGCCAGAAGCCCCTACCTGCAGCAGTTCATTCAAATCTTGATTGAACTGCTGCAGGCCTTGACAGTCTGGGTGAAAAGGCCTGTGTCTTGTGATACTCTCATGGTGTGCATTCAAAAAGGTGTCTTGAATTTAAGCTGCCATACGTGTTGTGGCACAGGCAAAATGATACACACAATATCAATAAGTTCACAAAAATTTGGAGGGACATTGGGGATCTCCCTTACAGCTTTATTCCAGCCATTCTTTGAAACATGTATATCATGTATGCACCACTGTCTGATGTTTACTTCCTCTCCTGATGAAGGTGATTCTCTGCTGGAGTCTTGCCCATGTCTGATCAAATTCATCTCCGCTGTGATCGACGACAAAGACTCAGACCCCAGtgtcctctccttcactctcaAAGTCACAGGATTAATTGCATCCACTGAGGACGGCTTCAAAACACTTCAGGTAGAGTGAAGGGCGTGTACATTAACTAAATTGTTTGGCCTTTGAAAATTCACTGATATGTTGATTACAATTTGTTGATATCCACGTGCTGCAGGAACGCTCGGTTCTGGACGTAGCATTCAGCATTCAGCACTGGAGAGATGCAGAGCTCTGGGAGGATCCCTGTGTAAGGATTGGCTGGATCCAGGGCTTAAATAACTCCCTGCAGCACCCAAAGGCTCTGAGTTTCTTTGTAAAATCAGGTAACACTAAAATATGACTCTTTCCTCATATGTTAGGTATCATATAAAAGAATATTATCAGAGAGAGGCAGGCAATATCTAGGAATAAAGATCTAAACTGTTCCATTTCGTAACTGTCCTCTTTTTTCCCACCTCCCTAGATTTTATTGAACCGCTCCTAAAACTCCAAACAGACTCAAGCTTGTTTGTTGCCTCGGCTGCCAACCATATGCTCGCCCACATCATGCTCTTCTTCCAGCCGGCCTCATCTGCAGGATGTAACAGTGTGTACAAGAAAGACAAAGCAAATGGGAGCACAAAAACCCTCAATATAGACTCGGAACAACCAGCAGCAGATCACACAGCTGTTGTGAAGGTGATCTCTGAGTACCTCAGGGAGTCACTTGTACCCAAAGACAACACACAGCTTCATCAGAGTTTGCAGACCCTCAAGATGCTGGTCCTGCTTCTGGCGCAGGCTGGACATCCTCTGAGGGACGAGCTGCTCCAGACTGTCACAGGGTCTCTGGAGGAGGTGGTGACAGCAGGCTGCAGTCAGCTGACATCACTGCTGATGAACGTCGTTTTGGCTGCATACAGGTAGACCAGCTTTACAGACAGCTATTTACTATTAAAGACCAGCTTGTCCTCTTGGATCAGTATTCTACAGATAGCTTCATTCTAGAAAATGCAAACGGGATCCAAATTCTTTACACAAATTTAATCTGcctgtgagtttgtttttaaatttcctCTGTAGACACAAATTGAGCCATATTTTTGAATTCAGGCCTCTACACTTACTCCTGTTTTTGTGTGGACTGGGAGTCAAACCACTggcctctgcaacaaggactgcagACTCTGTTCATGAGGCGCACCCTAGTCCCTTAACCATACCGACGCCccagtctctctttgttctaCAACAAAACTTCTAAGAAACATTTTTCATGCTGAACAcacatcttaagaaatataaatGCTTTGTCTCTTCATGGGATATTAGGAAAACACAGcccccaaaataaaagcctaaaCATCCATTGGCACCTTTACAGACAGAATTTTGTCAATCATATGTATCACCTCATCCTGAAAGGCTCATGTCAATTAATATACTTATATACAATGTCTAAACGTTCCTTATAGAAGACAACACTTatatatctgtttttaaaatgtaatgaaagCTGCATTTTGTTCAGGAATGTGCAAGATATTAACCAGAGAGTGTAGAATATATAACATAATCCTTTTCATGTAAGAACTGACTTAACATGACCTGGCACAGGGGACTATGTGTTGGTAAGCATTCCAATGGAAGCCCAGAATTAATGTTAGACGATCATTTCAGTTATGCATCCGGGGTTATCATGGTAATAAGTCATCTTAGCACATGATAGGACTTCAGCCTTATAAAATAGGCAAGCCTGTCTAGATTGATAGGCTTCACTTATGTATGAATAGATCTGTTATATCTTAGTTTAGTTTTGGAGATTGAGTGGATGTCTGTCTTTACTTGCCTGAGTTTAAAAGACCAGTCAAAGCAGATTTTAAAACCTGTatatgaaaataattaacatacTTGTACAAATTAAATCTCACGTCTTCATGTTAACACTGAGTGAAAGGATTGACTGATTTTGAAGCATAACTTTGCTCTGTGATAATGATGTGATATGATGAATGGTTTCTGTACATTGTCTGCAGAAGCTCCAGCACTGATGAACGTGTCCCGGACCAGCGCGTCGACCGTCTGCTGTCGTCCATGTTGAACATTAACAAACCCTCTGACCTCATTCGGGCTGCAGCTGCCTTTCTTCACAGCGGCCATCAGTAAGTATCTGTTGACTGCACAACTTCACACTCTCCTGCAGAATGTGTTTCCACCCTCAGCGGTGCAAGCTCATATTGAAAAGTTTATGTTCTTTATTTACCCCTGGAGGCTGTTCTCTTCTtcgtctgtgtttctgtgcagagaTGCTTCCCACACAGCCCAGGCTGTACGAATACTACTGCTTCCTCTTGAAATCATAACTGGTCACAATCTGCTGGACTCTAACACCACTGGTAAAACACTCAGATAAAAACATTGAAGAATAAAGCATCTCTCGTGTTATCCTCCTGATAAGAAATGTAATTTTGTCTCTACAGCCAAAGACCATCAGGTTACTGTGGCAGAGCATCTGAAGAgtaaaacctcctgcatctctgTGATCTGTACCTGTCTGTCAACCACAGCAAACATCCCCCTCCTGGTGAGGCTGTAACAACGTGACAACAGAAATAAGAGGTTTAAGGGTTTAATGCGAGGCCGCATTacatcactgtctctctctttttcttttcctcacaGCCCTCTGGCCTCCTCCCCTGTCCTCCGGTTTTAATTATCCCTGCAGTTCTCTCCTTATTGAGGATCTGCAGCGGTGTCTCTTCCACCCTCTCCTCTGGTTGCAGTGAGACCTGCAGGAATGTGATCGGCAGTGGCAAAATTCAGAAATGTGCCCTGGAGGCTCTGATGTCTCTGAGCAGCAGCCCAGGTGaaattgtgtttctgtgtgagatGATCCAAATAGATAAAGAAGTACATTTATTAATTTCCTTACagcctcactgcagctttatgGAAAACTTTACAGGAAAGACAGACGGACAGAATTTACCTGCACTcaggaatattaaaataaaacagtaggGAAGAAGATGAAATATCAAACAAGAAGATTAATTCATTTGAACAGTTTGTCGACAAAATCCATCAATAAATTAGAAGAAAGGATTTTAAATATGACCTTGAACTGACAAAAATAAACGCCTCAGTATAAGAACACCAGGCCTGatacagtttgtgttttaaaaaactgtgacaCTTTAATGTAtcctctgtttttgtgttttaggaGCACAGGAGGAAGTCGGTGAAGTTTTTGCAGTGCTGATAGAATATCTGAAGAATCCTGATTCTGACCCCACTGTAAGTCGTTTGTTCTTCATTATGATAAACACAGCTTCTTTTATTGTGTCCTGTCAACGTCAACATAGTCAGGAGTAAAGGCCTATAGTTTTAAGGATTtataagactttttttaaatttatttattggaAAGAGTCATTTTGTTAtccttttttattccttggtAATGTTTCTTTAATGTAATAGTCACCACACAGCCAcacatggaaaaataaaaacagtgcttGAGATAAAGGACGGTATCAGTAATGAGCAGGTTTGTGTGCTCCAGCTTTTTGGCTGAAATCAAAATTTTCTCAAGTCTCTTAACAATTTTCAGTTTGAGCCTCCAGATCAGGGTGATACAACAAACAGAAGGTCTTTTATTTGGTACCTCTCTAATTCTTTCTCTCATTAAATTgacttttactttttctttgtcAGGTTCTCCATAAGTCCTACCAGGCCTTAGTAAAGTGGATCAGTGTGTGTAAAGATCTTTCCTTTTCTATCATAACAGACCAGATCAGACAAGGTAAGCTCATCAATTCTGTCATGAGCGATGTTGCCACACACAGCGCACTCCATTTTCCATAGATATTGATGGTGTTTCTGAAACTAACTGCACGTGTGTCCCTGTCAGATCTGTCCAACGTGGTGAGGAAGCGTGTGTGTGACATGCGCTGGGAGGTGAGAGACTCAACCGTAGAGTTTCTGGGACACGTTGCCGACATACGTGTCCTAAAATCAGCAGGAGAAGTGTGTTCAGCGTCTGAAGCTCTGCTGGGAGGCTGCTGTGCCACCTCGCTCTTGAGGGAGGCGCTTCAGGATACAGAGAGTTACGTTAGAGCAAGTGCTGTCTCTGCTCTGGCAAagacactgacacacagctgGCAGCAGGGGGCAGAACTCACTCAGGAAGAGGTGGGTGGACTAGTAAACattcaaatctttaaaaacagttgATTGAAGACttaatattcaacattttggttcattttactttttattattattttttgcgtTTAACTTCCTGCAAAAACAGGACTGTCATATTACATGGTTTTATAACTAACCTGCATGTGAGTGCATAAAACATGTCGGGGTACGTCTATATTTGGAGTCCTAACATCTTTTGAGCAgcttttaaaattttatatgACTTGAAAGCTGCTTTTTACTCTTTCAGACAGATTGCTCACAGGGCTGTGGATAAATCAGAGCCCTCACAAGATGATTAAAAAAGCATAGAGGGAGAAAAAAGTGGCAATTCTTTTCAAAACTTTGATTCTAAaataagcttttaaaaaaaaaaaaaacgtcctcAGAACTGAATATGAAAGTACCACTAACATGTATATTGCTCCAATGTGTGCTGAACTTCTCACTTTGGCATGTGGTagtattatgtatttattatttagtgtATTTTTGTTGCATTGTTGTCTGTCATTGGAGGGATATTACAACATTTTAATACAACTCTCCAGACCCTTCCTTATAGAATGAGACAAGAGTTATACTTTACAGCACTGTATATGACAAGATGCTGCAAG
The Notolabrus celidotus isolate fNotCel1 chromosome 7, fNotCel1.pri, whole genome shotgun sequence DNA segment above includes these coding regions:
- the brat1 gene encoding BRCA1-associated ATM activator 1 is translated as MDRECVSLLPRVCEVLADSGRSLPDDTSLEKLLDWFTGLNNKAGDSLLESCPCLIKFISAVIDDKDSDPSVLSFTLKVTGLIASTEDGFKTLQERSVLDVAFSIQHWRDAELWEDPCVRIGWIQGLNNSLQHPKALSFFVKSDFIEPLLKLQTDSSLFVASAANHMLAHIMLFFQPASSAGCNSVYKKDKANGSTKTLNIDSEQPAADHTAVVKVISEYLRESLVPKDNTQLHQSLQTLKMLVLLLAQAGHPLRDELLQTVTGSLEEVVTAGCSQLTSLLMNVVLAAYRSSSTDERVPDQRVDRLLSSMLNINKPSDLIRAAAAFLHSGHQDASHTAQAVRILLLPLEIITGHNLLDSNTTAKDHQVTVAEHLKSKTSCISVICTCLSTTANIPLLPSGLLPCPPVLIIPAVLSLLRICSGVSSTLSSGCSETCRNVIGSGKIQKCALEALMSLSSSPGAQEEVGEVFAVLIEYLKNPDSDPTVLHKSYQALVKWISVCKDLSFSIITDQIRQDLSNVVRKRVCDMRWEVRDSTVEFLGHVADIRVLKSAGEVCSASEALLGGCCATSLLREALQDTESYVRASAVSALAKTLTHSWQQGAELTQEETEIVSRLLEILSQDTEGFARRAAVRYFITWFSSSSSSSSSLLMQSVRSILSQGSADLDWEVKVHTLELAEHLMDKSFSGQKGYRKDSVTTDTQPHPYGVVSEQTSTLHSHTHSVESGLVVALKDLVELGVVSALMIGLVDCDRPVGLKACQLLIILRETVCPLSLGAQDATMATIAQVSCELPGSGWGREIRKILAMKTNDLAREEGRSLNGAGRGGTEEECEVEEDKNGKVSMTVGVCEVLRSLGLDDRLEVLNQSSDHIHNSPLSLLQDILTARVAHTSADTQSGQEVIVDCY